In Leptolyngbya sp. SIO1E4, one DNA window encodes the following:
- a CDS encoding TM0106 family RecB-like putative nuclease produces MLGGGYLKPLTEPASLKTAEIDSDAQAQLAWVTDDLLLHYQRCSRRAYLDVHGDRTLADPPSDYLQKIRQDSSGHRSAVLDDYAPLHRPEYPVKDWRQGAQATVALMAKGVEHIVGGVVINHIGHNVYLVSRPDLLIKQAGWSLWGNWQYAPIDIKLGKKPKLDYQIVATYHAYVLAQVQGNWPRESWLALREGRYHSVNLDQQLPKMGEVLDAYLTDLHSNTAPDVFIAHSRCDLCHWFSQCYQSAQETQHLSLLPGVTPARYTHLQSLNLTTVADLAMAHSAQLAYLPGFGDAVAEKLVHQAQATRYNRAIARTRTTTPEGFVLTPDDLPTADVELYFDIEAAPDFDLIYLHGVLVVDHRTQTERFHPLLAETVEQEQAAWEQFLDLVLQYPQAPIYHFCPYEAQTARKLTQHYGSLNPTELEALLARFVDIHWCVTEAVTLPVESYALKHIARWIGFEWRDSEANGAQSICWYNEWLATGDRTYLNAILRYNEDDCRATYYVKRWLADFATPHWQAAIPSYLTASA; encoded by the coding sequence ATGCTTGGGGGTGGCTACCTGAAACCCCTGACAGAGCCTGCTAGCCTCAAAACTGCAGAGATTGATTCGGACGCTCAAGCCCAGCTTGCCTGGGTGACTGACGATTTACTACTGCACTACCAGCGTTGCTCTCGGCGAGCCTATCTAGATGTCCATGGCGATCGCACGTTAGCCGATCCCCCCAGCGATTACCTGCAAAAGATTCGGCAAGATAGCAGCGGACATCGGAGTGCTGTATTAGATGATTACGCCCCCCTACACAGACCCGAATACCCCGTGAAGGATTGGCGTCAAGGGGCTCAGGCAACCGTTGCCCTCATGGCCAAGGGGGTTGAGCATATCGTAGGCGGGGTAGTCATCAACCACATCGGGCACAACGTCTATTTGGTGAGTCGTCCCGATTTATTGATCAAACAGGCGGGGTGGTCTCTTTGGGGCAACTGGCAGTATGCCCCCATCGATATCAAGTTGGGCAAAAAGCCGAAACTTGATTATCAAATCGTCGCTACTTACCATGCCTACGTGTTAGCTCAAGTACAGGGGAACTGGCCCCGAGAGAGCTGGCTGGCTTTGCGAGAGGGCCGTTATCACTCGGTTAATTTAGACCAACAGCTGCCCAAAATGGGGGAAGTGTTAGACGCCTACCTGACAGACCTGCACAGTAATACGGCCCCAGATGTCTTTATTGCCCATAGCCGCTGCGACCTTTGTCACTGGTTTAGTCAGTGCTATCAGTCAGCCCAAGAAACGCAACATCTGTCATTGCTGCCAGGCGTTACTCCGGCCCGCTACACCCATCTGCAATCTTTAAATCTGACGACGGTTGCTGACCTCGCCATGGCCCATTCTGCTCAGTTGGCCTATCTGCCTGGGTTTGGAGATGCGGTGGCAGAAAAACTGGTTCACCAAGCCCAAGCAACCCGATACAATCGGGCGATCGCCCGCACACGTACGACAACCCCAGAAGGCTTTGTCCTGACCCCAGACGATTTACCCACAGCGGATGTTGAGCTTTACTTTGACATCGAGGCGGCCCCCGATTTTGACCTGATTTACCTGCATGGGGTGCTCGTCGTTGATCACCGCACCCAAACAGAGCGATTTCATCCGTTATTAGCAGAGACTGTGGAGCAAGAACAGGCTGCTTGGGAGCAGTTTTTAGACCTCGTTTTGCAATACCCCCAGGCACCCATCTACCACTTCTGTCCCTATGAAGCGCAAACCGCACGTAAGTTGACTCAGCACTACGGCAGCCTCAACCCGACAGAGCTAGAGGCTCTCTTAGCCCGCTTTGTAGACATTCACTGGTGTGTGACGGAGGCCGTCACGCTACCGGTGGAGAGTTATGCGCTCAAACACATCGCCCGCTGGATTGGGTTTGAGTGGCGCGACAGCGAAGCGAACGGGGCTCAATCGATCTGTTGGTATAACGAGTGGCTAGCAACGGGCGATCGCACTTATTTAAACGCCATTTTGAGATACAACGAAGATGACTGCCGCGCCACTTATTACGTCAAACGCTGGTTAGCCGACTTTGCCACCCCCCATTGGCAAGCTGCAATACCCTCATATTTAACGGCCTCTGCCTAG
- a CDS encoding insulinase family protein gives MPGSYSFKKVRRLRWLPWLLGVFALVGALALSWQSPANAVTARHYTELEFPPLREIQIPDYERYELDNGLVVYLMEDHELPLVSGSTTFRTGERLTPDGQTGLGTITGDAMRLGGTETYAPDALNLALEQRAAAVETLVDTATGTASFNVLTEDLEEVFGIFADVVRRPAFAPDKIEFLKNQYRGVIDRRNDDPDEIVSREFRKLVYGANSPYARTIEHTTLDAISRDDIINFYRASVRPDQIILAIAGDFEPDLMKALIEEAFGDWQVANDVPSLSTTPSASQLQAGVFLVDQPQLSQSYVQIGHIGGQRNSPDYAALSVLNEVLNGFGGRLFNEVRSRQGLAYVVYAFWAARYDYPGLFIGGGQTRSEATVPFIQSVKQGIAEIRETPVSDEELARAKDSVLNSFVFNFQNPEQSLSRLVRYEYYDYPQDFVFQFRQAIADITSEDVLAAAQTHLKPEDLVILVVGNSAEITPPLSNLSPDQPVTQVDISIPQPDA, from the coding sequence ATGCCTGGGTCATACTCTTTCAAAAAGGTTCGTCGTCTGCGGTGGCTGCCCTGGCTGCTGGGGGTTTTTGCCCTGGTGGGGGCACTAGCACTGAGCTGGCAGTCTCCAGCCAATGCGGTCACGGCCCGCCACTACACAGAACTGGAATTCCCCCCCTTAAGGGAGATTCAGATTCCTGACTATGAGCGCTACGAACTGGACAATGGCTTAGTTGTTTACCTGATGGAAGACCATGAGCTGCCCTTAGTCAGCGGCAGTACCACCTTCCGCACTGGTGAGCGCTTGACCCCCGATGGGCAAACGGGGTTAGGCACGATCACAGGAGATGCCATGCGTCTGGGGGGGACAGAAACCTATGCCCCTGATGCCTTGAACCTGGCCCTAGAGCAACGGGCCGCCGCGGTGGAAACTTTAGTAGACACCGCGACAGGAACGGCCAGCTTTAACGTCTTGACCGAAGATTTGGAGGAGGTGTTTGGGATCTTTGCCGATGTTGTTCGGCGTCCGGCCTTTGCCCCCGACAAGATTGAGTTTCTTAAAAATCAATATCGAGGGGTGATTGATCGTCGTAACGACGATCCTGATGAAATTGTCTCCCGTGAGTTCCGGAAGCTGGTATATGGTGCGAACAGCCCCTACGCTCGCACGATAGAGCACACTACGCTCGACGCTATCTCCCGAGACGACATCATCAACTTCTATCGAGCCTCGGTACGCCCTGATCAGATCATTCTTGCAATTGCTGGCGACTTTGAACCTGATTTAATGAAGGCGCTGATTGAGGAAGCCTTTGGGGATTGGCAAGTTGCGAACGATGTCCCTAGTCTGTCAACAACGCCCTCGGCCAGCCAGCTCCAGGCGGGGGTGTTTTTGGTCGATCAGCCCCAGCTTTCTCAGAGCTATGTGCAAATTGGCCATATTGGTGGGCAGCGGAATAGCCCTGACTATGCGGCTTTGTCGGTTCTCAATGAAGTGCTGAACGGGTTTGGTGGGCGTTTGTTCAATGAGGTGCGATCGCGTCAGGGGTTAGCGTATGTGGTGTATGCGTTCTGGGCGGCTCGCTACGATTATCCAGGGCTGTTTATTGGCGGGGGGCAGACGCGATCGGAGGCCACAGTTCCGTTCATTCAGTCGGTTAAACAGGGCATTGCAGAGATCCGTGAAACCCCTGTCTCAGATGAAGAACTAGCAAGAGCCAAAGACTCTGTCTTAAACAGTTTTGTCTTTAACTTCCAAAACCCAGAGCAGTCCCTCTCACGCCTCGTGCGTTATGAATACTACGACTATCCTCAAGATTTCGTATTTCAGTTTCGTCAGGCTATTGCAGATATCACCTCTGAGGATGTGTTAGCCGCTGCTCAAACCCATCTGAAGCCTGAGGACTTGGTAATTTTGGTTGTCGGTAATTCGGCTGAAATCACGCCTCCTCTATCTAACCTGTCCCCTGATCAACCCGTGACTCAGGTCGATATCTCAATCCCCCAGCCTGACGCGTAA
- a CDS encoding insulinase family protein has protein sequence MNPSHWFSRESAALKRGVGLLGLLLFGITMLIGWPTIALARDTTPAATSIQPYLDQVAEQINEFTLDNGMKFIVLERHQAPVVSFMLYANVGAVNEAEGETGTAHYLEHLAFKGTTRIGTRDYASESQLLSQLDEVFDQILAAEAAGQAENAEELRAQLEALRTEAAQYVEQNEYGQIVDQAGGVGLNATTGADATRYFYSLPSNKLELWMSLESERFLEPVFREFYEEKDVILEERGLRVDNSPIGKLIEVFLEEAFEQHPYRRPVIGYEEDLYVATRDTVQRFFDAYYGPNNLISVIVGDVDPDEVQSMAEVYFGRFESRSLPADVTIEEPEQTAAKEFTLSLPSQPWYIEGYHRPSINDPDHPIYNLIEGILVNGRTSRLYTDLVEDQQIALDIGSVNGFPGDKYPNMLLLYGVTAPGYTPDDIALPMHQQLDRLVNEPVSEEELERVKTQARAALLRRLDSNAGMAALLAEYEAKTGSWRNVFTQLETIESVTLADIQRVAQATFRSENRTVGKLIPAEES, from the coding sequence ATGAATCCTTCTCACTGGTTTTCTCGAGAAAGTGCAGCCTTAAAACGAGGTGTGGGGCTGCTTGGCCTATTGTTGTTCGGCATAACAATGCTGATCGGGTGGCCAACGATAGCGTTAGCCCGAGACACGACACCTGCAGCAACTTCAATTCAACCCTATCTGGATCAAGTTGCCGAACAGATTAACGAATTCACCCTCGACAACGGCATGAAATTCATTGTGCTGGAGCGCCATCAGGCTCCGGTCGTTTCTTTCATGCTCTATGCCAATGTGGGGGCTGTAAATGAAGCTGAAGGTGAAACCGGCACCGCCCATTATTTAGAACATCTGGCCTTTAAGGGAACGACCCGCATTGGCACGCGTGACTATGCCTCTGAGAGCCAGTTGTTAAGTCAGTTGGATGAGGTGTTTGACCAAATCTTGGCGGCTGAAGCTGCCGGACAGGCAGAAAACGCTGAAGAGCTGCGGGCCCAGTTAGAAGCCCTGCGGACAGAGGCCGCTCAGTATGTTGAGCAAAATGAATATGGCCAAATCGTAGACCAGGCCGGTGGGGTAGGGCTCAATGCAACCACCGGTGCAGACGCAACCCGTTACTTTTACAGCCTGCCGTCGAACAAGCTGGAATTATGGATGTCTCTAGAATCTGAACGATTTTTAGAACCCGTGTTCCGAGAATTTTATGAGGAAAAAGACGTCATTCTCGAAGAGCGGGGGCTGCGGGTCGACAACTCTCCCATCGGCAAACTGATTGAGGTTTTCTTGGAAGAGGCCTTTGAGCAACACCCCTACCGTCGTCCGGTGATTGGGTATGAGGAGGATCTGTATGTGGCGACCCGAGATACTGTTCAACGCTTTTTTGATGCTTACTATGGCCCTAACAACCTGATTAGCGTCATTGTGGGAGATGTTGATCCCGATGAAGTGCAGTCGATGGCAGAGGTTTACTTTGGGCGCTTCGAAAGCCGAAGTCTACCAGCTGATGTCACCATCGAAGAACCTGAGCAAACGGCGGCTAAGGAATTTACCTTGTCCTTGCCGTCTCAACCCTGGTATATCGAAGGCTATCATCGCCCGAGTATCAACGATCCTGACCACCCCATCTACAACCTGATCGAGGGTATTTTGGTGAACGGTCGCACGTCGCGCCTTTACACCGATCTCGTAGAAGACCAGCAGATTGCTTTAGATATTGGCAGCGTCAATGGCTTCCCTGGGGACAAGTATCCCAACATGTTGCTGCTATACGGGGTGACCGCACCGGGGTATACCCCCGACGACATTGCCCTGCCAATGCACCAGCAACTGGATCGACTGGTGAATGAGCCGGTGTCAGAAGAGGAGCTAGAGCGGGTGAAAACGCAGGCCCGCGCAGCCTTGTTACGACGGCTAGACTCTAACGCTGGCATGGCTGCATTGCTGGCCGAATATGAGGCTAAGACAGGCTCCTGGCGCAATGTTTTCACCCAATTAGAAACCATCGAGTCAGTAACGCTGGCAGATATCCAGCGAGTTGCCCAGGCCACCTTCCGGTCTGAAAATCGCACCGTTGGCAAACTGATTCCTGCCGAAGAATCTTAA
- a CDS encoding MlaE family lipid ABC transporter permease subunit, which yields MTQALESSSLQQWGRRLLAAILLGGQVVIHLISRPLHRRNTLEQMAAVGPESLLIALLTASFVGMVFTIQVTREFINFGAGTAVGGVLALTLARELAPVLTAVILAGRVGSAFAAEIGTMRVTEQIDALQILKTDPIDYLVIPRVVACALMLPVLNLLSFITGMTGGLLIATNLYGISQSVFVDSAQGFLSTWDLVSSLVKSFVFGILIAVIGTSWGLTTTGGAKGVGQSTTTAVVTSLLAIFISNFFLSWLMFQGTGSALMGSL from the coding sequence TTGACCCAGGCCCTTGAGTCCTCCAGCCTCCAACAATGGGGTCGTCGCCTTTTAGCGGCCATCCTGTTAGGGGGGCAGGTTGTGATTCATCTAATCTCTCGACCGCTCCACCGTCGCAACACTCTGGAGCAAATGGCAGCTGTGGGGCCAGAGTCCCTTCTCATTGCCCTATTGACGGCCAGTTTTGTGGGCATGGTCTTTACCATTCAGGTAACCCGGGAATTTATCAACTTTGGCGCTGGAACAGCGGTCGGCGGGGTGTTGGCCTTAACCTTGGCTCGTGAACTGGCCCCTGTGCTGACTGCAGTGATTTTAGCGGGTCGGGTCGGGTCCGCATTTGCCGCTGAAATCGGCACCATGAGGGTGACAGAGCAAATTGACGCGCTACAAATTCTCAAAACAGACCCGATTGATTACCTGGTCATTCCTCGGGTGGTTGCCTGCGCGCTCATGCTCCCGGTGCTGAACTTGCTGTCATTTATTACAGGCATGACCGGAGGCTTGTTGATTGCAACTAACCTCTACGGCATTTCTCAGAGTGTCTTTGTTGATTCTGCCCAAGGCTTTTTAAGCACCTGGGATCTGGTTTCGTCTCTGGTCAAATCCTTTGTGTTCGGCATTTTGATTGCCGTCATCGGGACTAGCTGGGGATTAACCACAACCGGGGGGGCTAAAGGAGTCGGGCAATCGACAACGACAGCGGTTGTCACTTCCCTATTGGCCATCTTTATCAGTAACTTTTTTCTTTCGTGGCTGATGTTTCAAGGAACAGGCAGTGCGCTGATGGGCAGCCTTTGA
- a CDS encoding DUF3119 family protein, whose product MTVSSTAETTILKPRYVIPIALIGAAIPLTFLQIWVAGVISLFGLFLLYQTASLRLVFTETNLDIYRGETRIRRFPYQEWQNWEIFWSPFPILFYFRETQSIHFLPILFNSNELRSQLEQHFPNKAD is encoded by the coding sequence GTGACTGTATCATCGACTGCCGAAACGACCATCCTCAAGCCGCGTTACGTGATCCCGATCGCCTTGATTGGGGCTGCAATTCCCTTGACGTTTCTACAAATCTGGGTGGCAGGGGTAATCTCGCTCTTTGGGCTGTTTTTGCTGTATCAAACCGCCTCTTTGCGCTTAGTCTTTACTGAAACGAATCTGGATATCTATCGGGGTGAGACGCGGATTCGTCGGTTTCCGTACCAAGAATGGCAAAACTGGGAAATCTTCTGGTCACCATTTCCCATTTTGTTCTACTTTCGAGAAACCCAAAGTATCCACTTTTTACCCATTTTGTTTAACTCCAATGAGCTGCGATCGCAGTTGGAGCAGCACTTTCCCAACAAGGCTGACTAA
- a CDS encoding DUF3086 domain-containing protein — protein MPADESAFSSSASNPGQSTRSSASASASQRIEEQVQANLGRMVKEAVSELERRKRSLELEIEKLERRRDRIDAEMRTSFAGASQDLAIRIQSFKEYLVGSLQDLATSAEQLELAAPAPAPAPRQSPPPVAEPPPQPAASSVSSRFLQDPERIQSLLDQYRLRPDYYGPVWQLRRTFEPIHADRVADWFFNQGGRGAVKTLNSRLQNVLVASAAISALQTIHGDRLRVLMLANSPERLGEWRRGFQDCLGVSRADFGTGRGIMLFESSEPLAQRAERLRDNNYLPIIVIDESENKISLSILQFPLWLAFAPDPNNPTSDFYELY, from the coding sequence ATGCCTGCTGACGAATCCGCTTTTTCTAGTTCTGCCTCCAACCCCGGTCAGTCAACTCGCTCGTCGGCGTCTGCCTCAGCATCGCAACGAATTGAAGAACAGGTGCAAGCCAACCTGGGGCGGATGGTCAAGGAAGCCGTCAGTGAGTTAGAGCGTCGGAAGCGATCGCTAGAGCTAGAAATTGAAAAGCTAGAGCGCAGGCGCGATCGCATTGATGCAGAAATGCGGACCTCCTTTGCGGGGGCTTCCCAAGATTTAGCGATTCGCATCCAGAGCTTTAAGGAATATCTGGTCGGCAGTCTGCAAGATCTGGCCACTTCCGCAGAGCAGCTAGAGCTCGCCGCGCCTGCGCCCGCCCCAGCCCCTCGTCAAAGCCCGCCCCCAGTTGCAGAACCACCCCCTCAACCAGCTGCGAGTTCAGTTTCCTCCCGCTTTCTCCAAGATCCTGAGCGGATTCAGAGCTTGTTAGATCAGTATCGTTTACGTCCCGATTACTATGGCCCCGTTTGGCAACTAAGGCGAACTTTTGAGCCGATCCACGCCGACCGCGTTGCAGACTGGTTCTTTAATCAGGGCGGGCGGGGGGCCGTTAAAACCCTCAATAGTCGTTTGCAGAATGTTCTGGTTGCCTCCGCTGCAATTTCAGCGTTACAGACCATTCACGGCGATCGCCTGCGGGTGCTAATGCTGGCCAATAGCCCTGAGCGCCTGGGTGAGTGGCGACGAGGCTTTCAAGATTGCTTAGGGGTGTCTCGGGCAGATTTTGGCACTGGACGCGGCATTATGCTGTTTGAATCATCAGAGCCTTTGGCTCAGCGGGCAGAACGCCTACGGGACAATAACTACCTGCCCATCATCGTCATTGATGAGTCGGAAAACAAAATCAGCCTGTCTATTCTCCAGTTTCCCCTCTGGCTGGCCTTTGCCCCAGATCCCAACAACCCCACCTCAGATTTCTACGAGTTGTATTAA
- a CDS encoding NupC/NupG family nucleoside CNT transporter: protein MERLISLFGLGVFIAFAYALSVNRQEVRWKPVLWGIALQLGLAIFILRTPIGLVMFRWLGDLVTQFLDYTDAGASFVFGENFQDFFFAFKVLPTVIFFSSFVNILYHYNVLQRVVQAVAWLMMRTMKTSGAESLSAAANIFVGQTEAPLVIKPYISVLTLSELHAVMTGGFATVAGSVLVAFISFGVPAEHLIAASVMSAPAGLAISKLMYPETEKGTDASLNFTQTRAANAIDAATTGALDGLRLALNIAAMIIAFLALLAAVNGLVGWVGSLLRLPNLSLELILAYLLAPIAWLMGVPWADCGQIGVLLGKKTILNEFIAYLDLQRLIEGFSVFPGQEETSVAVSDRAVVIATYALCGFANIGSIGIQIGGLGGIAPERQSDLAKIGVRAMIGGTLACFMTAAIAGLLL from the coding sequence ATGGAAAGACTCATCTCACTGTTCGGTCTCGGCGTCTTTATAGCCTTTGCCTATGCCCTCTCAGTCAATCGCCAAGAAGTGCGTTGGAAGCCGGTTCTCTGGGGTATTGCGCTGCAGCTAGGGCTGGCAATCTTTATCCTGCGAACGCCGATAGGGCTCGTGATGTTTCGCTGGCTTGGGGATCTGGTGACACAGTTTCTTGACTACACCGACGCCGGGGCATCCTTTGTGTTTGGCGAGAACTTCCAAGACTTCTTTTTCGCCTTTAAGGTGCTGCCCACGGTTATTTTCTTTTCGTCATTTGTCAACATCCTGTATCACTACAACGTTTTGCAGCGAGTAGTGCAGGCGGTAGCCTGGCTGATGATGCGAACCATGAAGACCTCTGGGGCAGAGTCGCTCTCGGCAGCCGCCAACATTTTTGTAGGCCAGACAGAAGCGCCCCTGGTGATCAAACCCTACATTAGTGTCCTGACGCTTTCTGAGCTGCATGCGGTGATGACTGGGGGCTTTGCGACGGTAGCGGGTAGCGTACTCGTGGCCTTCATCTCCTTTGGGGTCCCGGCAGAGCACCTGATTGCGGCATCGGTCATGTCTGCCCCAGCGGGGTTAGCCATCTCTAAACTGATGTATCCAGAAACTGAAAAAGGCACGGATGCCTCCCTTAATTTCACGCAAACTCGGGCGGCTAACGCCATTGATGCTGCGACCACAGGGGCTTTAGACGGGCTACGACTTGCCCTCAATATTGCAGCGATGATCATCGCATTTTTAGCCCTGCTGGCAGCCGTTAATGGCCTAGTGGGTTGGGTTGGGTCTCTCTTGAGGCTGCCCAATCTTTCCCTAGAGCTGATCTTGGCCTACTTACTCGCCCCGATTGCCTGGCTCATGGGCGTTCCCTGGGCTGACTGTGGTCAGATTGGGGTCTTATTGGGCAAAAAGACGATTCTCAATGAGTTCATTGCATATCTAGATCTGCAGCGGTTAATTGAAGGGTTTAGTGTCTTTCCAGGGCAGGAAGAGACCTCAGTAGCCGTCTCTGATCGAGCCGTGGTGATTGCCACCTATGCCCTCTGCGGCTTTGCCAACATTGGCTCCATCGGCATTCAAATTGGGGGCTTGGGTGGCATTGCCCCAGAGCGCCAGTCTGATCTCGCCAAAATTGGCGTCCGTGCCATGATTGGCGGAACCTTAGCCTGTTTTATGACCGCCGCGATCGCAGGGTTGCTGCTCTAG
- a CDS encoding cryptochrome/photolyase family protein → MTVGVWVLGDQLWPGQAALAGQQERRHQTPVILIESYQHGQQRRYHQQKLILVWSAMRHFAAELKDAKWPVTYARARDFETPLRQWIADHDITTLQVMAPSDRPFAQFLKDLELPCDLEILPNNHFLWSVEAFDTWASQRKSLLMESFYREGRKRFEVLMAGKDPVGGQWNFDKENRKPPKGQLNTPEPLTFTPDDITQAVIETVTAADFPTFGEATPFHWAVTRDQALAVLDHFIQTRLTTFGPYQDAMVTGEDTMWHALLSPYLNLGLLQPQEVIAAVEKAYQEQDLPLNSVEGFIRQVLGWREYMRGLYWHVDEDYFQRNWFDHDRPLPDFFWTGETEMNCLHQVIDQISRTGYAHHIQRLMILSNFALIAGLQPQAVENWFHAVFIDAYDWVMQTNVLGMGLFADGGVLASKPYSASANYVNRMSDYCKGCRYNPKQRTGEDACPFNFFYWDFLARHREKLQTQGRMSFILKNLDKMKPGELDEIRDRAASWHKK, encoded by the coding sequence ATGACCGTTGGTGTTTGGGTTTTAGGAGATCAGCTCTGGCCAGGGCAGGCCGCCTTGGCAGGGCAACAGGAACGTCGTCACCAAACGCCTGTTATTTTGATCGAGTCATATCAGCACGGGCAGCAGCGACGATATCATCAACAAAAATTAATTCTTGTCTGGTCTGCCATGCGCCACTTTGCTGCCGAATTAAAGGACGCAAAATGGCCGGTAACCTATGCGCGAGCCAGGGACTTTGAGACGCCCCTGCGTCAGTGGATAGCAGACCACGATATTACAACCTTGCAGGTGATGGCCCCGAGCGATCGCCCCTTTGCCCAGTTCCTTAAGGATCTGGAGTTGCCTTGCGACCTCGAAATTTTGCCTAACAACCACTTTCTCTGGAGTGTAGAAGCCTTTGACACCTGGGCTAGCCAGCGCAAAAGCCTACTGATGGAAAGCTTTTATCGGGAGGGGCGAAAACGGTTTGAAGTGTTAATGGCCGGAAAAGACCCGGTGGGGGGGCAGTGGAACTTTGACAAAGAGAATCGCAAGCCCCCTAAAGGTCAGCTCAACACTCCGGAGCCTTTAACCTTTACACCCGATGACATCACCCAAGCGGTGATTGAAACGGTGACAGCAGCAGACTTTCCTACCTTTGGAGAAGCCACCCCCTTTCACTGGGCAGTCACCCGTGACCAAGCACTCGCCGTGCTGGATCACTTCATTCAAACTCGACTCACTACCTTTGGGCCTTACCAGGATGCCATGGTCACTGGGGAAGACACGATGTGGCATGCGCTGCTGTCTCCTTATCTCAATCTGGGTCTGTTGCAGCCGCAAGAAGTGATTGCAGCGGTGGAGAAAGCCTACCAAGAGCAGGACTTACCGCTGAATAGTGTGGAAGGATTTATCCGTCAGGTGCTGGGCTGGCGAGAATATATGCGCGGGCTCTATTGGCATGTGGACGAGGATTATTTTCAGCGCAACTGGTTTGATCACGATCGCCCCTTGCCCGATTTTTTCTGGACCGGGGAGACAGAGATGAACTGCCTGCACCAAGTGATTGATCAGATCTCCCGCACCGGATATGCCCACCACATTCAGCGGTTGATGATTCTCAGCAACTTTGCGTTGATTGCCGGGCTACAGCCGCAGGCGGTTGAAAACTGGTTCCACGCGGTGTTTATTGATGCCTATGACTGGGTCATGCAGACCAATGTATTGGGCATGGGCCTGTTTGCCGATGGAGGCGTGCTCGCCTCCAAACCTTACTCGGCTTCGGCCAACTACGTAAACCGCATGAGCGACTACTGCAAAGGCTGTCGCTATAATCCCAAACAGCGTACCGGGGAAGATGCCTGCCCGTTTAATTTCTTTTACTGGGATTTCTTAGCTCGCCATCGCGAGAAATTACAGACCCAAGGGCGCATGAGCTTTATTTTGAAAAACCTAGACAAAATGAAGCCGGGGGAACTCGATGAAATTCGCGATCGCGCGGCTAGTTGGCACAAAAAATAG
- a CDS encoding MinD/ParA family protein, with protein MVKVVSVHSFRGGTGKSNTTANLAATVAMRGHRVGIVDTDIQSPGIHVLFGFDESRMNLSLNDYLWGRCSVEEAAYDVSHVLQGKGTAESAIYLIPSSLKAGEIARVLREGYDVGLLNDGFQDLIQQLNLDFLFIDTHPGLNEETLLSITISDVLLLIMRPDRQDFQGTAVTVDIARRLEVPKMLMMVNKALSSFDFDALKSEVQTTYGAPVAAILPLTEEMIQLGSSDIFCLRFPDHSLSQIYASVAGLLMH; from the coding sequence ATGGTCAAAGTAGTGTCTGTCCACTCCTTTCGAGGAGGCACCGGCAAATCAAATACGACGGCTAATTTAGCGGCAACGGTTGCGATGCGGGGGCATCGCGTGGGTATTGTCGATACTGATATTCAGTCTCCTGGCATTCATGTGTTGTTTGGCTTTGATGAAAGCCGCATGAATCTATCACTCAATGATTATCTCTGGGGTCGCTGCTCAGTTGAAGAAGCGGCTTACGACGTTAGTCATGTTTTGCAAGGCAAAGGGACCGCAGAGAGTGCTATTTACCTGATTCCCTCTAGCTTGAAAGCAGGAGAAATTGCACGGGTTTTGCGGGAAGGCTACGACGTCGGTTTACTCAATGACGGCTTCCAGGATTTGATCCAGCAGCTCAATTTGGATTTCCTGTTCATTGATACCCATCCAGGGCTTAATGAGGAAACGCTGCTTTCTATTACGATTTCGGACGTGCTGCTGTTGATTATGCGACCCGATCGCCAGGATTTTCAGGGCACTGCGGTGACGGTGGATATTGCTCGCCGCCTGGAAGTGCCCAAAATGCTGATGATGGTTAATAAGGCGCTCTCTTCCTTTGATTTTGACGCGCTCAAATCAGAGGTGCAGACAACGTATGGGGCTCCTGTGGCGGCGATTTTGCCCTTAACCGAGGAGATGATTCAACTCGGCAGTAGCGATATTTTTTGCCTGCGCTTTCCGGATCATTCCCTCAGTCAGATTTATGCCAGTGTTGCTGGGCTGTTAATGCATTAG